Proteins from one Bdellovibrio svalbardensis genomic window:
- the pstB gene encoding phosphate ABC transporter ATP-binding protein PstB — translation MELTVRAEVKNLKFSYGEKRVLNGVTLPIHENRVTALIGPSGCGKTTLLRCFNRMHDLYANANYDGEILLHPGGINILGKEIDPMEVRMRIGMVFQKPNPFPKSIYENVAYGLKVRGVKKKSFIEERVEKSLQQAGLWEEVKDRLSSPATALSGGQQQRLCIARALATEPEILLLDEPTSALDPISTRHIEELIQELRKDVTIAIVTHSLHQAARVSDYTAFMYLGDLVEFGASDQVFTNPRDPKTENYITGRFG, via the coding sequence ATGGAATTGACAGTTCGTGCAGAAGTGAAAAATTTGAAATTCTCTTACGGAGAAAAACGCGTATTGAATGGCGTGACGTTGCCTATTCACGAAAACCGCGTGACTGCCTTAATTGGCCCTTCAGGTTGCGGCAAAACAACTTTGCTTCGTTGTTTTAATCGCATGCATGATCTTTATGCCAATGCTAATTATGACGGGGAGATCCTGCTTCATCCAGGTGGCATCAATATTCTGGGTAAAGAAATTGATCCGATGGAAGTGCGCATGCGTATCGGAATGGTTTTCCAAAAACCAAACCCCTTCCCAAAAAGTATCTATGAAAACGTTGCCTACGGATTGAAAGTTCGCGGCGTAAAAAAGAAAAGTTTCATCGAAGAACGTGTCGAAAAATCTTTGCAACAAGCCGGACTTTGGGAAGAAGTGAAGGATCGTTTAAGCTCTCCAGCAACAGCTCTGTCTGGTGGTCAACAGCAACGTCTGTGTATTGCTCGCGCTCTAGCAACTGAGCCTGAGATCCTTTTGCTCGATGAACCAACCTCAGCCTTGGATCCGATCTCCACACGTCACATCGAAGAACTCATCCAGGAACTTCGCAAAGACGTCACCATCGCCATTGTCACACACAGTCTGCATCAAGCAGCCCGCGTGTCTGACTACACCGCCTTCATGTACCTAGGCGACCTTGTCGAATTCGGCGCCAGCGACCAAGTCTTCACCAACCCTCGCGACCCCAAAACCGAAAACTACATCACCGGCCGCTTCGGCTAA